Genomic window (Planktothrix serta PCC 8927):
CTCCCTCACGATCTCCGATTTCCTGATAAATGGTTAAAGCCTGCTGATAATAGTCGATGGCTTGTTGATATTGCACCGAACCGTAAGCAATGCCCAAATTGACCAGAGCATTGCCTTCTCCCTCACGATCTCCGATTTCTCGTAAAATCGTTAAACCCTGCTGATAATAGTCGATGGCTTGTTGATATTGTCCCAACTGAAGGTAAACAACGCCCAAATAGACCAGAACATTGCCTTCTCCCCTACGATTTCCGATTTCCTGATAAATGGTTAAAGCCTGCTGATGATAGTCGATGGCTTGTTGATTCTGTCCCAAGCAATTGTAAGCAGTGCCCAAATAATTGAGAGCATGGCTTTCTCCCTCACGATCTCCGATTTCCTGATAAATGGTTAAAGCCTGCTGATAATAGTCGATGGCTTGTTGATATTGC
Coding sequences:
- a CDS encoding tetratricopeptide repeat protein, with product QYQQAIDYYQQALTIYQEIGDREGESHALNYLGTAYNCLGQNQQAIDYHQQALTIYQEIGNRRGEGNVLVYLGVVYLQLGQYQQAIDYYQQGLTILREIGDREGEGNALVNLGIAYGSVQYQQAIDYYQQALTIYQEIGDREG